The Rhododendron vialii isolate Sample 1 chromosome 1a, ASM3025357v1 region ATCTGTTAAGGACCTAAGGTCCTGATATGTTTTTCTTACTCTAGTGATCTGCCACGTGCGTTGCACATGGCATGCACTTGTTGGTGTTCCAACATCTCCTATTCAAGACTTTAAACCAGTGACTAGAgattattttcaataaaaaggtGGTCCTAAACAATGGTACTGTTCATCTTATCTCTAAATACAAATCCGTATTTCTATCTATTTATTCAAATCCCACATTCATTCCCATAATTCAACCTTTTCGTCCaaagttctattttttcttgtgTTAAGTGCATATAAGAATGCCAAACATTGGTTTCATAGTATAGGTGTTGACGCTAATGCTATCGTTTCAACGGTACCGATTTTATATGAATCGATCAGATCTGCATGGCATGAGCTATGCCTATTAAAATATCTCTGTTTTGGTGATGGGATCTAAATCTTGTCCATTGATTCTCTTGGTGGGTTTTGTGGCTGCAATcataaatccatttttttaaaagtgaaacAGGGTTCATAGTCAGCAATCGTTGGACGCAGTAATAGCTTTATTAGCTAGAGTACATCTAGAACTCTCATTATGAAATAATTTTGAGATTATGCATCCCTGATAAACAAATTGCTCTTACATGAACATTTCCTCTGTGCAACATCAGTCCCCTCTTGGTGGTGATAAATCATAGATAAAACAGATAGTACTAATTTGGGAATTCAATAACATAAACAATTTTCCATTATGTTGACAAAGAATTTCAAATATACCATTGAGTCATTGACATAAAGCATTGCCCTGTTCTGAAGTTGCAAacataaatatttcaaatctaCCATTTAAATGGTCGGATGGGAAAAGGAATCTACAGTATATTGGGTTTCTATGATTGGGAATATATTTGATAAAGGATTTTCAAAGTGATGGGGAAACTTCCGAAAGGGTTGTAGATTGTCAATTATAAAGCTACTCGGCCTTTTATTTTGTATGCCCTAGTAGTTCTTCAGGCcctttcttttgttgtagatcCATCAAAATCCTTCAGACATGGCATAtattctttgtaattttttattgggaCAAATCCTTGAAATATAAATATCAAAAGAAACTAgtagaaacaaattaaaactggGTTTGCAGttctattcaaattcaaattccagCGAAAAATCAAATCTCATGCAATTCAAATGTCAAAGTGAAGtgtaaaatttcaaaaacgGCATAATAGTGTCGGAGTTTTGGATGTCCATTCACCAAAATTCTAAACGATAATGTTTAAATGACGGAACTTATATATGACATATATAGTCACACATGTCTTGTGCACGTGTCATGATTGCCAAGCAAAGAGCTGAGATGTCAGATTTGGACTGCTTTTTGTGTTTGTGGTTATTTTACTGGATTGATGCagaaaaagactaaaaaaatgTCTGCAGAATAACCCAGGGAAGAATACATCATTCTAAAAAAAGTCTGCAGAATAACCAAAGGAAATTgcactttgtttttatttgcAGAAGTCTTCCCTGCACCTTTCCGTAAACAAAAGGACCATTATCGGTTCATTAGGATAACATACATGTATTATATTCATaacagcaaagaaaaaaaatctagtatgACTAATGTATGTAACGGTGCGTCACAAAAATCTTTTAGTCAATTGCATGGAACAGTGTTCCGGTAGTTTGggttttggggggggggggggggggggagttaTAATGTAAATATGCCACCAATAGGAGTGCTGTTGAACTGTTTTGACAAGGAAAGAGATGAGCTGAGATAGAGAAGTAGTTATGGTTTTGAGGCCAAGCAAATGGTGTGGTTCACAATGAAGATGCACGGAATGGTTTTTGGaccatttttttgtataataaagGAATCAGTTTCATGGAATTGGAGTTTGCCTTGTTGGAAGAGAGAGGGGGTAGTTTTGGAGAATGGTAACAGGTAGGACTTAGGAGGGGTTTGTGTTGTTTGAGAGGCATTCATTGAGTGGGACATGGTAATCATCTGAATTTGCGGGGCCATTTGTGGAACAAGAAAAGTAGAAACACCTTCGTGCTTTTAGTATAGATAAATTACAGCAGGCTACTGTGTCATGTCATACCTCCTTTTTCCCCCATTGACATGGACTTTGATGCTCTGGGATTAGTTTTTCGACCAACTGATTTGTTGTCATCAGTCACAATTTCTCTCTTTGTATCACCATTGGCCTATATTTAATTTACTTTGTCTTGTCTGAATATCAGGGCCAAGAGAACTTACTGGTGCAGTAGATCTTATAAGTCACTATAAGTTGTTGCCCCACCACGATTTCTTCTGCAAGAGGTCACTTCCCTTGTCTATTTCAGATACCCACTACCTTCACAATGTGGTGGGAGACACTGAAATCAGGAAAGGGGAAGGGATGCAACTGGACCAACTCATTCAGGATACATCCTATTCAAGAGGGGCAAATGCTCGGATTCAGCCCTTTGACCTAGATGTCCTCAGAGAAGCCTTTCAACTGAGGGAAACTACTCCGATTGATCTTCCTCCTGTAAATCCCTAGACTTTGGGCTTTGGATTCAAAATCGAGGGGTTCCGGAAGGGGTGTCTTACTTTTTTGCTGCGTATCTACTGTACTTCATTTCAACTTGTGTAGAAGTATTACccatttttgtgttgtgttCTATAGGCAGAGAAGGGGATTCCTACTAGTGCTGGAAAATCTAAAAGTGAGTCCAAAGACAAGGAGAGGAAGCATAAAAAGCACAAGGACAAAGACCGAGAGAAGGATAAAGAACATAAGAAGCACAGGCACCGTCATAAGGATCGAAGTAAGGAAAAGGacaaggagaaaaagaaagataaaagtGGGCATCACGATTCTGGTGCTGAGCCCTCAAAGAAACACCATGAGAAGGTCGGGTTCTCAGTTTTGGATACAGCTGTTTTGTCTTCCATGCCGAAATTTTAAAGTTGTACAGTACCATTGTGGTTGTCCTGGATTGGCTTGTGGAACGGCTGTGTCACTCGTGGTTTGAACTTTCTAGGATTTGAATTTTAGCTGTCTTGTGCCAGAAAAGATGGCATATCGAGAATAAGCTCTGAAAGAACTATTCTTTTAACTGTTGAACTTGGCTGCAGAGAAGGAAAGGAATAAGTCTGATAAGTTTCAGTTCAACAATAGCCTTGATCGGAGTTCTTTAGCCAAAgaaagttttttacttttttcctttctccgAATTAATTCTTTCAGTGGATGCACGCGTCTTATTGTCTCATTCTCTAATTTCAGAAAAGGAAGCATGACGGAGACGAAGATCTTAATGACATTCACAGTCACAAGAAAAGTAAGGTAACGTGTACGCAGCGAATCCCTTCAATTAGTTTTGGACGTTTTCTCCAAAGTATTGCTACTAGTAAGAATTTGATTTCTGTCCTTTTTGCCGTCAGTTTAAGAATCTTAAATTCATATTAATCTATCTTTTGGAGAAAGAATTGTCATTGGAATCAGTTTTTCGGCGGCCTACCTACCCCAAtagattgggacataaggcctAGTTTGGAGAATCTGTTTCCTTGGTAGACCTGGTGATGTTTGTTCTGCTGCTGGTCTATTGTCTATGGGATAATTTTCAGAGATGATAAGCGCAGTTTGACTGC contains the following coding sequences:
- the LOC131319453 gene encoding mediator of RNA polymerase II transcription subunit 19a isoform X1 produces the protein MDPEGKKFGKGPRELTGAVDLISHYKLLPHHDFFCKRSLPLSISDTHYLHNVVGDTEIRKGEGMQLDQLIQDTSYSRGANARIQPFDLDVLREAFQLRETTPIDLPPAEKGIPTSAGKSKSESKDKERKHKKHKDKDREKDKEHKKHRHRHKDRSKEKDKEKKKDKSGHHDSGAEPSKKHHEKKRKHDGDEDLNDIHSHKKSKRKSAKIEETGTIRVAG
- the LOC131319453 gene encoding mediator of RNA polymerase II transcription subunit 19a isoform X2, which translates into the protein MDPEGKKFGKGPRELTGAVDLISHYKLLPHHDFFCKRSLPLSISDTHYLHNVVGDTEIRKGEGMQLDQLIQDTSYSRGANARIQPFDLDVLREAFQLRETTPIDLPPAEKGIPTSAGKSKSESKDKERKHKKHKDKDREKDKEHKKHRHRHKDRSKEKDKEKKKDKSGHHDSGAEPSKKHHEKRRKGISLISFSSTIALIGVL